In Takifugu flavidus isolate HTHZ2018 chromosome 13, ASM371156v2, whole genome shotgun sequence, the following are encoded in one genomic region:
- the prpf18 gene encoding pre-mRNA-splicing factor 18 isoform X2, which translates to MDILKDEIARKRKHLEEKDLLDESKKYFKRADLVRKEQEEYFQKCGYKLNQKEENEPSTSSNPVLELELTEEKLPMTLSRQEVIRRLRERGEPIRLFAESDYEAFQRLRKIEILTPEVNKGLRNDLKAAMDKIDQQYLNEIAGGTESGDVESQHDLKVHEENTTIEELEALGKTLGTGDDDGDQEIIHKVLRFLLGVWAKDLNSREDHVKRGVQGKLASATHSQTESYLRPLFRKLKKKNLPADIKESITDIIKFMLEREYVKANDAYLQMAIGNAPWPIGVTMVGIHARTGREKIFSKHVAHVLNDETQRKYIQGLKRLMTICQKHFETVPSKCVEYNAL; encoded by the exons ATGGATATACTGAAAGACGAAATTGCGAGGAAAAGGAAACATCTCGAAGAAAAAGACCTTCTCGAC GAATCCAAAAAGTATTTCAAACGGGCTGATCTTGTGCGCAAGGAACAAGAAGAATACTTTCAAAAATGTGGATACAAG CTTAAtcagaaggaagaaaatgagCCGTCTACATCATCTAACCCCGTGTTAGAGTTGGAACTAACAGAGGAGAAGCTGCCAATGACGCTGTCCCGACAGGAG gtAATCCGTCGCCTCAGAGAACGAGGAGAACCAATTCGACTGTTTGCTGAGTCTGACTACGAAGCGTTCCAGAGACTCAGAAAGATCGAGATTCTTACTCCGGAAGTAAATAAG GGTTTGAGGAATGACCTGAAAGCAGCCATGGACAAGATTGACCAGCAGTATCTGAACGAGATCGCCGGGGGAACCGAGTCAGGAGACGTGGAGTCCCAGCACGACCTGAAAGTACACGAAGAAAACACCACCATCGAAGAGTTGGAG GCTCTTGGTAAAACTCTGGGTACAGGAGATGATGATGGGGACCAGGAAATAATTCACAAAGTTCTACGG TTTCTTCTTGGCGTTTGGGCCAAAGATCTCAACAGCCGAGAAGACCACGTGAAGCGAGGTGTCCAGGGTAAACTGGCCAGTGCAACTCACTCCCAGACGGAATCGTACCTCAGACCACTCTTCAGAAAGCTCAAAAAGAAG AATTTACCAGCTGACATCAAAGAGTCTATTACAGACATCATCAAGTTCATGTTGGAGAGAGAATATGTGAAG GCAAATGATGCCTATCTGCAGATGGCCATCGGTAATGCTCCTTGGCCTATTGGTGTGACAATGGTGGGTATCCACGCTCGTACTGGCCGAGAAAAGATCTTCTCCAAACACGTGGCTCACGTTTTAAACGATGAAACTCAGAGGAAATACATCCAG ggACTGAAGAGGCTCATGACGATCTGTCAGAAACACTTTGAAACAGTTCCATCCAAGTGTGTGGAGTACAACGCTCTTTAA
- the prpf18 gene encoding pre-mRNA-splicing factor 18 isoform X3, with product MDILKDEIARKRKHLEEKDLLDESKKYFKRADLVRKEQEEYFQKCGYKVQRETSESQLNQKEENEPSTSSNPVLELELTEEKLPMTLSRQEVIRRLRERGEPIRLFAESDYEAFQRLRKIEILTPEVNKGLRNDLKAAMDKIDQQYLNEIAGGTESGDVESQHDLKVHEENTTIEELEALGKTLGTGDDDGDQEIIHKVLRFLLGVWAKDLNSREDHVKRGVQGKLASATHSQTESYLRPLFRKLKKKNLPADIKESITDIIKFMLEREYVKANDAYLQMAIGNAPWPIGVTMVGIHARTGREKIFSKHVAHVLNDETQRKYIQVRA from the exons ATGGATATACTGAAAGACGAAATTGCGAGGAAAAGGAAACATCTCGAAGAAAAAGACCTTCTCGAC GAATCCAAAAAGTATTTCAAACGGGCTGATCTTGTGCGCAAGGAACAAGAAGAATACTTTCAAAAATGTGGATACAAG GTTCAGAGAGAGACTTCTGAGAGTCAG CTTAAtcagaaggaagaaaatgagCCGTCTACATCATCTAACCCCGTGTTAGAGTTGGAACTAACAGAGGAGAAGCTGCCAATGACGCTGTCCCGACAGGAG gtAATCCGTCGCCTCAGAGAACGAGGAGAACCAATTCGACTGTTTGCTGAGTCTGACTACGAAGCGTTCCAGAGACTCAGAAAGATCGAGATTCTTACTCCGGAAGTAAATAAG GGTTTGAGGAATGACCTGAAAGCAGCCATGGACAAGATTGACCAGCAGTATCTGAACGAGATCGCCGGGGGAACCGAGTCAGGAGACGTGGAGTCCCAGCACGACCTGAAAGTACACGAAGAAAACACCACCATCGAAGAGTTGGAG GCTCTTGGTAAAACTCTGGGTACAGGAGATGATGATGGGGACCAGGAAATAATTCACAAAGTTCTACGG TTTCTTCTTGGCGTTTGGGCCAAAGATCTCAACAGCCGAGAAGACCACGTGAAGCGAGGTGTCCAGGGTAAACTGGCCAGTGCAACTCACTCCCAGACGGAATCGTACCTCAGACCACTCTTCAGAAAGCTCAAAAAGAAG AATTTACCAGCTGACATCAAAGAGTCTATTACAGACATCATCAAGTTCATGTTGGAGAGAGAATATGTGAAG GCAAATGATGCCTATCTGCAGATGGCCATCGGTAATGCTCCTTGGCCTATTGGTGTGACAATGGTGGGTATCCACGCTCGTACTGGCCGAGAAAAGATCTTCTCCAAACACGTGGCTCACGTTTTAAACGATGAAACTCAGAGGAAATACATCCAGGTGAGAGCATAA
- the prpf18 gene encoding pre-mRNA-splicing factor 18 isoform X1, with product MDILKDEIARKRKHLEEKDLLDESKKYFKRADLVRKEQEEYFQKCGYKVQRETSESQLNQKEENEPSTSSNPVLELELTEEKLPMTLSRQEVIRRLRERGEPIRLFAESDYEAFQRLRKIEILTPEVNKGLRNDLKAAMDKIDQQYLNEIAGGTESGDVESQHDLKVHEENTTIEELEALGKTLGTGDDDGDQEIIHKVLRFLLGVWAKDLNSREDHVKRGVQGKLASATHSQTESYLRPLFRKLKKKNLPADIKESITDIIKFMLEREYVKANDAYLQMAIGNAPWPIGVTMVGIHARTGREKIFSKHVAHVLNDETQRKYIQGLKRLMTICQKHFETVPSKCVEYNAL from the exons ATGGATATACTGAAAGACGAAATTGCGAGGAAAAGGAAACATCTCGAAGAAAAAGACCTTCTCGAC GAATCCAAAAAGTATTTCAAACGGGCTGATCTTGTGCGCAAGGAACAAGAAGAATACTTTCAAAAATGTGGATACAAG GTTCAGAGAGAGACTTCTGAGAGTCAG CTTAAtcagaaggaagaaaatgagCCGTCTACATCATCTAACCCCGTGTTAGAGTTGGAACTAACAGAGGAGAAGCTGCCAATGACGCTGTCCCGACAGGAG gtAATCCGTCGCCTCAGAGAACGAGGAGAACCAATTCGACTGTTTGCTGAGTCTGACTACGAAGCGTTCCAGAGACTCAGAAAGATCGAGATTCTTACTCCGGAAGTAAATAAG GGTTTGAGGAATGACCTGAAAGCAGCCATGGACAAGATTGACCAGCAGTATCTGAACGAGATCGCCGGGGGAACCGAGTCAGGAGACGTGGAGTCCCAGCACGACCTGAAAGTACACGAAGAAAACACCACCATCGAAGAGTTGGAG GCTCTTGGTAAAACTCTGGGTACAGGAGATGATGATGGGGACCAGGAAATAATTCACAAAGTTCTACGG TTTCTTCTTGGCGTTTGGGCCAAAGATCTCAACAGCCGAGAAGACCACGTGAAGCGAGGTGTCCAGGGTAAACTGGCCAGTGCAACTCACTCCCAGACGGAATCGTACCTCAGACCACTCTTCAGAAAGCTCAAAAAGAAG AATTTACCAGCTGACATCAAAGAGTCTATTACAGACATCATCAAGTTCATGTTGGAGAGAGAATATGTGAAG GCAAATGATGCCTATCTGCAGATGGCCATCGGTAATGCTCCTTGGCCTATTGGTGTGACAATGGTGGGTATCCACGCTCGTACTGGCCGAGAAAAGATCTTCTCCAAACACGTGGCTCACGTTTTAAACGATGAAACTCAGAGGAAATACATCCAG ggACTGAAGAGGCTCATGACGATCTGTCAGAAACACTTTGAAACAGTTCCATCCAAGTGTGTGGAGTACAACGCTCTTTAA